The region GTGGAAACATGGCATAAGTATTTATACTAAACAAGATGTGATTATAGGATCAATTGACCAACCCATTAGTGTATATCTCTATGATATGTTGTCGTTCAGTAtatgtgtaaaattttgtagtTACTCTCCTTTAATAGAAGACATTATTGACTTTTGAacatacgtttgactattcgtcttattcaaataatttgtgtaattatcattttttttcgttgtgatttggtttattattaaatatattttaagcatcttttacattttttcatatttactcaatattttttgatgagaCGAATGGTAGGTATGTCTAAAAGTTAACtacatcatctattaaaagcCGTATAGAGTATTCTGTTAATACTGTGCTGCTGAACTTTTGAAGTATATGTCACTTTTAAAGTGTCAAATCAGAACCCAGAATTTGCATATTAAGTAGAGAATGTTGTTATTGAAGGTTTCCTCATGTACCTGGGATATACAATCAAGAGCAGACTAATGCATGGAAGAAGGTGGTGGATGCTGTTCATGCCAAGGGAGGCATCTTTTTCTGCCAGTTATGGCATGTAGGCAGAGCTTCTCACCAAGGTATGCTCCTTGTATGTTTGAATGATAAAGCAGTTCCACTAAATTAAATTGTCCTATGCCTTGGGGAGTTTTAGTACTACGTCCTACATTCGACATTGACAAGAGGCCAGTTTTCTACAAATTGTCATCATCTAACTCGGATTCTATAATTTGTAGAACCCGAGttggatgatatatatttgttgaacCAGTTGCTTGTTAATGGTAAAACCTAGAATTTCCTTACTACAATctccgtttgatttttttatgtaaggtgtatatttaatttcaaaaaGTCTTCAAGATTAAATCTgaccattgatttttaataaaatgtacTCTCAATAACTATAAAACCAGTACTTTGTGAAGGCATTGGAAATAGGAATATCTTGGTATAATTTTTACACACTAGTTGTACTTTTAATTTGATTGTTGGTAAAATCCCACCTTATATAAAtcaatggagggagtacagtattctgaaatctgaattAATGCTTGCTTTGTCATGTGGGAAAGGGGTGTATTTTGTCCGTGAATCTGGAGTAACTTTGTTCCCTGTTCTTCTCTGAGATTCACTTCTTCTCAAAGGGTCAAGGAAGAAAGGAAGTCAATGCACTACCAAAAATAGTTATACTATTGCGTAATCAGATATATAAGATATGCTATTTCCCTTTTCATCTCCTTCAAAAAATAGTTACACTATTGTGTAATAAGATAGATAAGATATGCTATTACCCTTTTCATTTCCTTCAACAAATTACAGTCTACTAGGGGACAGCCAgtaatagtatttatttatctttatcagatttcatataaataatatacacgGATTTGAATGTGTTATTCTTCACttcaaatattgtttttagaacaattttCCCATCGTTGAGGAGGtacactgttttctatgtaaaatttggtatctcttgttATCTTAGGTACtagaaaataccaaattttgtatagaaaacagtggtactagaaggtactaaattttatatatagaaaacagcGGTACCTCATGTACCTCCTTaaagatgagaaaaatgctcttgTTTTTAACAAATTCACTTCAAATATTGACCAATGCTTTTCACCTTTCAGTATACCAGCCAAACGGTGCTGCACCAATATCTTCGACTGATAAGCCAATATCAACAAGGTGGAGAATACTGATGCCTGATGGCTCCTATGGCAAGTATCCTAAACCTAGGCGCCTGGCAACATCGGAAATACCTGAAATTGTTGAACAATATCGTCAAGCCGCCATTAATGCCATTGAAGCAGGTAATTAGATGCAACACATAAACTTGTTCTCCAACCATAATCCATCACAAATCCCACTGATTTTCTCATGTGGAGATGAACCACATCTGCAGGTTTCGATGGCATTGAGATCCATGGTGCTCATGGCTACATCATTGATCAATTCCTCAAGGATGGAATCAACGACCGGACTGACGAGTATGGTGGCTCACTTTCCAACCGCTGCCGGTTCCTACTTGAGGTAACCCGGGCCGTGGTTTCTGCCATTGGAGCAGACCGAGTCGCAGTGAGGATATCACCAGCCATCGATCACCTCGACGCCTACGATTCAGACCCCATGAAGCTCGGCATGGCTGTCGTCGAGCGGCTGAACGCCCTCCAGCAGGAAACCGGGCGGCTCGCCTACCTCCATGTCACCCAGCCGCGGTACACCGCCTACGGGCAGACCGAGTCCGGGCAGCACGGCAgcgccgaggaggagagcCGCCTCATGCGCGCCCTGCGCGGCGCGTACCGTGGCACGTTCATGTGCAGCGGTGGCTACACGCGGGAGCTCGGGCTGGAGGCCGTGGAGAGCGGCGAAGCCGACCTGGTATCCTACGGGCGCCTGTTCATCTCCAACCCGGACCTGGTCGAGCGGTTCAGGCTGAACGCCGGGCTGAACAAGTACGTGCGCAAGACGTTCTACACGCCTGATCCCGTCGTGGGTTACACGGACTATCCGTTCCTTGGCCAGCCTAAATCTCGCATGTAATGTACTACGAGATTAGTAAATCAAGACTACGGTTCTGTATTGCATCTaggaaaataaagagaaaCTGTGTGGGGGTGATTTAGCACATATATTCTTGGAACATAATTTAtggtaatttatttatttttgctgtGTGTGATAGGAACTATTGCTGATTCAGTGGTTACAGTAAGCCTGTATAACCCTGATTCATAGTACAGATTTGTATCAGTGATCTCAAACTGGGAAAAAGGTGTATCTAGTTACGTATCACATATTGCTTGATATGAGGTTTCTAGCTCTATTCATCGGTACCAGTAACTACTCCCTCGATCCCACGTTATATGAGATTCTCATtattcatttataatttttatttattcatcttatttaaaaatttagtctaagaataattttatagtccttgagaagatatcatgaggtaccaaaaatttagtataaaattttggtacctcatgatacctAGGTACtatgagataccaaattttatactaaaatttttggtacctctcaaTACCtaagtactataaaattgcttttaatgcaaatataaaaatttataagtaatacttaaactatttttaataataaacaaaataattaacagaaaaataatatttttaaattttttaaataagacgagtaatCAAACGTTATCAACATAAAGTTAAAATCCCATATAATATGAGACGGAAGGAGTACTAACTGTTGTTGTGATGGGCAAAATCAACCAAGCTTCAGGCTTCTTGGCCATGATTACAGCATGCTTATGTTTGTGATCACGATCTGATCACATCATGGTAGCAAACTCTGGAGCGAGTACTACTGTCACACACCGGGTTCGAATCATAAGCTCACAAAACGTACCGAGTCTCAAATTTACCTCTTCCATACTTGCATAATTTGTTCTTACATTTACATTATCTTACACTACTATACAGCACAAGTACCAGTAGAAAGCCAAGCACAAAATCAGCTCGGTTGATGAGTGGCGACTGATACAGCGATCAACAGGCAGGCCGCGTGGGAGCTGATGGAAAACGTGGCCCAATCACTGCAGCGACCTTTGCTGTTTTGCGCTACTTAATTCTGATATGTACTTGTGGCATGAAGAATTGAAGCATGCCCAATTACAGGATAAGCAGCTATAGCATGGCTCTATCCGTGCAGTACCGACATAGATGGCAAAAAATGCCGTTGttaaacaggaaaaaaaagtcacatCTGATGATTTTTGTTTCCGTTCAGCTGAAATCTAGCCATCGAAATATTCGTCATCATTTAGTAATTGGAGGCCGTGGTACGTTCAAACGTACGCCATGGAATAGTTCAGCGGCAGGAGAGAGTAAGAATTCACGAATTGAAGTACTTGGTTTGAAAAGAGGAGGAATTGGAATACGTCCGTTTATCTCGttttttctcccctcttaGCCCAGTTTATCTCGTTTTTCGTATGCACGCTTcgcgaactgctaaacggtgtattttttgcgaaaattttctataggaaaggttctttaaaaatcacattaatatattttataattttttataactaataattaattaatcgtgtaCTACTCTATTATGTGTCGGATTAAAAAACTTAAGCCGAGCGCGGCCGTAGGCACAAAAGAACCTTGCAGACTTGCAGTAGTGTTGCCCCGATCACTGGCCACCGATAATCGAAGGTAGCTTAGACTTGCAGATGTAGCGTTGCAAACAGTTCAGAAACTTTTTGGATTCTGATCAGTTTTCAAAACAGAAATCGCCGGccgtttttattttcaaaaattactGGAAACGAAAATGGGTACATTAAGAACACTACCACCGATCAAGAATGAGAACTGGTCAAAAAGTTCCTAGAATTTTGTTTGACATTTCCATAGACCCATATATGATAAATCCATAACAGTAGTCCTAATAGCCCAGCCTACTTCATTAAATTAACCCTATGTTTTTAACTAATTCCTCCTTCCCATAATATAGGCAAAATTACCACTAACAGACAGACTATCTCCTCGTTTAGATTACCTAGAtacatgtatgcatgtatgtaaCGTGGTTGAACGTTTTGATGgtgaagaattttaaataaatcaaatttagagaaaatatatgtgcTAGTTAATGTATGCTTGCATGCATGACTTATATTATGAGACTGAGAAAAAAAgtagttatttatattataggacggagagagtagttaacacttatatacataaatacttTACTTTGCAATAACCCGTATGATGTGTGCTTAAACTTTGTAATAATCTGTGATATACtttaatttgtaataatttGTAAACGGTGACTTTTACTTGGTATTGAGACATCCGGTGACAAAGTGGTCAATGAACTGGTATTATTAGTTGCTAAAATttggatgtttttttaaaaaaattggaagcTCGGTTTGAAAGTTTTTTAATGCGATAAATTCATGTTAtcgtattcgataatattcgattccgtTTTCATATTTAGAGTTTTCAATTCTAATTCCGAAAAGTATATGGAAACCAAAAGATAGATATGGTTTCCGTCCGTTTCTGGATTATTTTCGTCCCTACTAAGATGTAGTACGTAGTGGATTTGTGAAGTACCcttatgttaatttttttttagataatagatAATCCAGGCTTTATTAAATAACATGAAACTATTAAGTGGTCCgctctaaaaaatatctttgtatgtcatatattattatttttatctattttgatatataatggTTACATATAATTGATGCTAGTATAATACGATCCGATACTACTCGGAGAAAACAATCCTAGCTAGCGACCTTGGTTATTGGTGCACTTAAAATTGTGGCTTATCTTTTGTTTCAATTTCTGTAGATACTACTCGGAGAAAAACAATCCTAACAATCCCAAGAGATATTCCATTCAAGTTGCATCATGCTCGATAACATTCTTATACAAAATTATGTtcgttattaattatttattggtACAATGTTTTCCAAATTTGTGTTTTTAAGGCAATTTTTGTTTGGCTGATATGGTATTTATGCTTTGTTGTGCTGTTCgtgatatatggatgatatgCTTTTTCATTCTTGAGGAGATGGGTCAACATCATGTTTCTtgcatataatttaaatagttatatatttttaagaaaaaaataataatatagatcaatACGTTTATATCACTCCACGACCATGGAATTTCATATGATATCTACCCAAATTGAAACAAAagataacaaattaaattctagTACAAGCGTAGTACTAATCAGTATGTCCTCAATCGTTGCCAGTGCATGCCCCTGTCCACGCCACACCAAGTTACTAATTTTGCATGGCATATTTTAGCCTTGGTTTGCACCGaacagcttaattaatttgcatcaGGAGGCAATTTTGTTaagtaacatatatattattgtccACCGAAACATTCCGAGACGAAGTTAACCTGAACAAACACGCATTCATGACTACTCAGAAAGAAAATTATTGCCACACCAAATTAACCATGTCGATCTGTGTGTGAGATgagagttaattaattagccgcTGCCGCCGAACCGAGCCTTGAGCTT is a window of Oryza brachyantha chromosome 8, ObraRS2, whole genome shotgun sequence DNA encoding:
- the LOC102704634 gene encoding 12-oxophytodienoate reductase 7, producing MDRPPPDNQQQAPLLSPYQMPRFRLSHRVVLAPMTRCRAIGGVPGPALAEYYAQRTTHGGLLISEGTIVSPAGPGFPHVPGIYNQEQTNAWKKVVDAVHAKGGIFFCQLWHVGRASHQVYQPNGAAPISSTDKPISTRWRILMPDGSYGKYPKPRRLATSEIPEIVEQYRQAAINAIEAGFDGIEIHGAHGYIIDQFLKDGINDRTDEYGGSLSNRCRFLLEVTRAVVSAIGADRVAVRISPAIDHLDAYDSDPMKLGMAVVERLNALQQETGRLAYLHVTQPRYTAYGQTESGQHGSAEEESRLMRALRGAYRGTFMCSGGYTRELGLEAVESGEADLVSYGRLFISNPDLVERFRLNAGLNKYVRKTFYTPDPVVGYTDYPFLGQPKSRM